ACCTTCGGGATGGCGACGCGGCCGACGCCGCGCTCGATCCGGCCGTTCGACATCTGCGCGAAGATCTGGGCACCGGTCGCCGCGCAAACACGCGCCGCCATCGCCATCGGCCCCTCGCGCAGCGCCGAGCCGGTCAGCATGATCGCCGCGCGCGGCCCATGCTTGCGCAGCAGGCCGGCGACCTCGCGGATCAGCGCCGCATCGACCTCTCTCGGTGCCGGCACCGGCGTGGGCTTCAGCTCCGCCGGCTCGACGCTGCCCCAGGCGCAATCGGCCGGCAGGATCACGGTGGTGACACCGGGCAGGCTGAGCGAAGCGGCATAGGCTTCCCCGATCGCCGGACCGACATCCTCCGGCGAGGCGATGCGGCGCACGAACTGCGACATCGGCCGGGCCAGGCTCTCGATGTCGCTGGTCAGCGGCGCATCATGCTGCAGGTGGTAGGTGGCATGGTCGCCGACCACGTTGATCATCGGCGTCCAGGCGCGCCTGGCGTTGTGCATGTTGGCGAGCGCATTGGCCATGCCGGGCCCGCAGTGAAGCAGCGTCGCTGCCGGCTTGTCGGCCATGCGGGCATAGCCATCGGCCGCGCCGGTGACCACGCCCTCGAACAGGCCGAGCACGCAGCGCATCTGCGGCTTGCGGTCGAGCGCCGCGACGAAGTGCATTTCGGAGGTGCCGGGATTGGCGAAGCAGACATCGACATCGTTGACCAGCAGCGTGTCGCACAGGCGGTCGGCGCCATTCATCCGGAAGAACCTCTCGATAGCCATGGCGTTTCGCGCCGATGATCCGAGGGGACGGGATCGCTCCTGCGGTGTCAAACAAGAGAATGTCATTGCTTTCCCAAGCGGCGTTGATCAGCGCGCGCTCCGCCCGGCCGGGATCGGCCGGGCGAGCAGAGTTCGCGCAAAGCCAATTAGCGCAGCGCCTTGACGGAATTGCATATGCATTTAACGTGATTTGGAACGAAGCTTGCTTTATCGGGCACGATCGGGCTGCGATGGCCGGGGTGTCCGCTGCGAGCGGAAACAAGAGGGGAGTGGGTTCGTCATGACAGTTGTGAAGCGTATCGGGGTAGCCGCTGGGATCGGCCTTGCGGCTCTCATCGCCGCGGGCGGCGCGCAGGCGCAGACCAAGGTCAATGTCGGCATCTCCGGCTGGACCGGCTTCGCCCCGCTGGTGCTCGCCAAGGAGGCCGGCATCTTCGCCAAGAACGGCCTCGACGTCTCGATCAAGAAGATCCCGCAGAAGGACCGCCACCTCGCCATCGCCTCGGGCGACATCCAGTGCGCTGCGACCACGGTCGAGACCTGGATCGTCTGGGACGCCGCCGGCATCAAGACCAAGCAGATCTTCCAGCTCGACAAGAGCTATGGCGCCGACGGCATGGCGGTGCGCAGCGCCACCGGCTCGATCAAGGACCTGAAGGGCAAGACGGTCGCAGCCTCCGCTCCCGGCACCTCGCCCTATTTCGCCCTGGCCTGGATCCTCAAGGAGAACGGCATGTCGGTGAAGGACGTCAGCGTGGTCAACATGGAGCCCGGCCCGGCGGCGCAGGCCTTCATCGCCGGCCAGAACGACGCCGCCATGACCTATGAGCCCTATCT
This sequence is a window from Bosea vestrisii. Protein-coding genes within it:
- a CDS encoding ABC transporter substrate-binding protein; protein product: MKRIGVAAGIGLAALIAAGGAQAQTKVNVGISGWTGFAPLVLAKEAGIFAKNGLDVSIKKIPQKDRHLAIASGDIQCAATTVETWIVWDAAGIKTKQIFQLDKSYGADGMAVRSATGSIKDLKGKTVAASAPGTSPYFALAWILKENGMSVKDVSVVNMEPGPAAQAFIAGQNDAAMTYEPYLSAVREKPDAGKIIATTLDYPMVMDTFGCTPKFLAENDAAATALTKSYFEALALIKADKDKAYGIMGADVKQTGEQFGKSANFLRWSDAEGNKAFFAGEWQAFTNKAADLLLEIGLIKAKPDITTLVDTKYVAGK